The following coding sequences are from one Diospyros lotus cultivar Yz01 chromosome 7, ASM1463336v1, whole genome shotgun sequence window:
- the LOC127805795 gene encoding piriformospora indica-insensitive protein 2-like: MKSFRTISITVLLFLLSWGGWCNGEAEASAAPMEETEKKALYSTIQGFVGNWWNGSDLYPDPCGWTPIQGVSCDIFDGFWYVTALSVGPIHDNSLDCAPNAKFRADLFELKHLKSLSFFHCFVSNHHHPMPIPTGNWEALAGSVESLEFRSNPGLIGQIPTSFGNLKRLQSLVLLQNGLTGELQTNIGSLTKLRRLVLSGNRFTGQIPITFGGLAELLILDLSKNSLSGPLPLTFGGLTSLLKLDLSNNRLEGQIPWEIGRLKSLTLLDLSKNQFSGGLTKSLEEMCSLEELVLSNNPIGGDLMKLGWQKLERLMVLDLSNLALGGGIPGSITELKKLRFLGLSDNNLTGYISQKLADLPSISAIYLNGNNLAGELKFPEWFYGKLGRRFGAWSNPNLCYQDGLVSQSLAPIGVRFCEQEVTSHELDNLIAISNLGNGNAKQNSQFMASGGFSRYAVDGFWCLFLLEALMALVTL; the protein is encoded by the exons ATGAAGAGCTTTCGCACCATTTCTATTACTGTTCTTCTCTTTCTACTTTCTTGGGGTGGGTGGTGCAATGGAGAAGCAGAAGCTTCGGCAGCTCCAATGGAGGAAACAGAGAAGAAGGCCCTCTACTCTACTATCCAAGGTTTTGTGGGCAACTGGTGGAATGGCTCAGATCTCTATCCAGATCCTTGTGGTTGGACTCCCATACAG GGTGTGTCTTGTGATATATTTGACGGCTTTTGGTATGTCACTGCCCTAAGCGTTGGCCCAATTCATGACAACTCTCTAGATTGTGCCCCAAATGCCAAATTTAGAGCTGATTTGTTTGAGCTTAAACACTTGAAATCTCTGTCATTCTTCCACTGCTTTGTTTCCAACCACCACCATCCGATGCCAATCCCTACTGGTAACTGGGAAGCACTTGCCGGCAGCGTAGAGTCACTAGAATTCCGATCAAACCCAGGTCTCATTGGACAAATTCCCACTTCATTTGGCAACCTCAAAAGGCTCCAATCCTTGGTGCTACTCCAAAACGGATTAACGGGCGAATTACAGACAAACATTGGCAGCTTAACCAAGTTAAGGAGGCTCGTCCTGTCTGGCAACAGATTTACAGGCCAAATCCCAATTACATTTGGTGGGTTGGCTGAGCTCTTAATCCTTGACTTGAGCAAAAACTCACTGTCAGGGCCTTTGCCACTGACTTTTGGAGGGTTGACTTCATTACTGAAGCTGGACTTGAGCAACAACAGATTGGAGGGGCAAATTCCATGGGAAATTGGCAGGTTGAAGAGTCTAACTCTGTTGGATCTCAGCAAGAATCAGTTTTCAGGTGGATTGACCAAATCCCTTGAAGAAATGTGTTCTCTAGAAGAGCTGGTCTTATCGAACAACCCAATAGGTGGAGATCTAATGAAATTGGGGTGGCAAAAGCTGGAAAGGCTGATGGTTTTGGACCTCTCCAACTTGGCCTTGGGAGGAGGAATTCCAGGCTCCATTACTGAGCTGAAGAAGCTGAGATTTCTGGGTCTCAGTGACAACAATCTGACTGGCTATATCTCCCAAAAACTTGCTGACTTGCCCAGCATTAGTGCAATCTACCTTAATGGTAACAACCTGGCTGGAGAGCTCAAATTCCCTGAATggttttatggaaaattgggaagGCGTTTTGGGGCTTGGAGCAACCCCAATCTCTGCTACCAAGATGGCTTGGTGTCACAAAGCCTTGCCCCAATTGGAGTAAGATTTTGCGAGCAAGAGGTCACTTCCCATGAACTTGACAACCTCATTGCAATATCTAATTTGGGTAATGGAAACGCAAAGCAAAACTCCCAGTTCATGGCCTCTGGGGGATTCTCAAGATATGCTGTTGATGGGTTCTGGTGTTTATTTCTGTTGGAGGCATTGATGGCTCTTGTAACTCTTTGA